One segment of Nostoc flagelliforme CCNUN1 DNA contains the following:
- a CDS encoding cation:proton antiporter encodes MEASFEITLQMAIAVLAGISAQVLAAYFRIPSIVLLLLLGILFGSDGIGLLHPHLLGTGLEVIVALATAIILFEGGLNLDLRELGRVSVSLQLLVTLGTLITLLGGSMAAHWLGEFPWNIALLYASIVVVTGPTVVGPLLKQINVDRQVATLLEGEGVLIDPVGAILAFVVLDTILNGDADPINAIVGLLMRLGVGAAIGGAGGYLMSLIFKRASFLSFELKNLMVLAILWSLFTLSQMIRSESGVMTTVVAGAVFANSSVPEERLLRSFKGQLTILSVSVLFILLAADLSIASVFALGWGSLFTVLVLMFVVRPINILLCTWNSDLNWRQKLFLSWVAPRGIVAASVASFFAISLTQRGINGGDSIKALVFLTIIMTVVCQGLTAGWVAKWLQITSKDVTGAVIVGCNPLSLLIARFFQERGENVVMIDTDPECLMQAEAQNLRVIASSGLDAAVLEEAGLASMGTFLAMTSNGEVNFVLAQRAAEEFKPPRVLAVFPRDPQANISVSNKVNQAFIPDLAIKTWNEYLNDGRVKLGTTTLDELEFSTQCDRIQEKIRTGVLIPLLIEREERLQVMPANQEWEIGDRIIYLLHDPRPSLLKRLSGATQSTPLSLEKLPEVEDLSLTQLPQFSASEAPGA; translated from the coding sequence ATGGAAGCATCTTTTGAAATTACCCTACAGATGGCGATCGCCGTCCTTGCAGGCATTAGCGCCCAAGTGCTGGCTGCATACTTTCGCATACCCAGCATCGTTCTGTTATTGCTGTTGGGCATCCTCTTTGGCTCTGATGGCATCGGGCTGTTGCATCCCCATTTACTCGGCACTGGACTGGAAGTTATTGTCGCTCTAGCAACGGCAATCATTTTGTTTGAAGGCGGACTTAACTTAGATTTGCGAGAGTTAGGTAGAGTTTCAGTCAGCTTACAATTGCTCGTCACTCTAGGAACGCTGATCACATTGCTTGGTGGGAGTATGGCTGCTCACTGGCTGGGTGAATTCCCCTGGAACATAGCTCTTCTCTATGCTTCCATCGTTGTGGTTACAGGCCCAACCGTCGTTGGCCCTTTGCTCAAACAAATCAATGTAGATCGGCAAGTAGCAACACTCTTGGAAGGAGAAGGGGTTTTAATTGACCCTGTAGGGGCTATCCTCGCCTTCGTCGTCCTTGATACGATTTTAAATGGCGATGCTGACCCCATTAATGCGATCGTCGGTTTGCTGATGCGCCTGGGTGTTGGGGCGGCAATTGGTGGTGCTGGCGGTTATCTGATGAGTTTGATTTTCAAACGCGCCAGTTTTCTATCATTCGAGCTAAAAAACTTAATGGTATTGGCGATACTTTGGAGCCTGTTTACCTTATCGCAAATGATCCGTAGTGAATCGGGAGTAATGACAACAGTAGTTGCAGGAGCAGTTTTTGCTAACTCCTCAGTCCCAGAAGAACGCCTGTTAAGGAGCTTTAAAGGTCAGCTGACAATTCTCAGTGTCTCGGTGCTATTTATCTTATTAGCTGCTGATTTATCCATTGCCAGTGTGTTTGCTTTGGGTTGGGGTAGTTTATTCACTGTTTTGGTATTAATGTTTGTCGTTCGCCCAATTAATATCCTCTTGTGTACCTGGAACAGTGACTTAAACTGGCGACAAAAACTATTTTTAAGCTGGGTTGCTCCTAGAGGAATTGTTGCTGCCTCCGTCGCTTCTTTTTTTGCAATTTCTTTGACACAGCGCGGCATTAACGGCGGTGATTCCATCAAAGCTTTAGTTTTCCTCACAATTATCATGACTGTTGTCTGCCAAGGGCTAACAGCTGGCTGGGTTGCTAAATGGCTGCAAATCACTTCCAAAGACGTAACTGGGGCAGTGATTGTAGGTTGTAATCCGTTAAGTCTTTTGATTGCCCGCTTCTTTCAAGAACGGGGAGAAAACGTAGTCATGATTGATACTGACCCCGAATGTCTTATGCAAGCCGAGGCGCAAAATCTGCGGGTGATTGCCAGCAGTGGGCTTGATGCTGCTGTTTTGGAAGAGGCAGGACTTGCCTCTATGGGTACTTTTTTGGCTATGACTAGTAATGGCGAGGTGAATTTTGTTTTGGCTCAACGAGCAGCTGAAGAATTTAAGCCGCCGCGCGTATTAGCTGTTTTCCCTCGCGATCCGCAAGCGAATATTTCGGTTAGTAATAAAGTTAATCAAGCTTTTATCCCAGACTTAGCGATTAAAACTTGGAATGAATATTTGAATGATGGGCGCGTCAAGCTAGGGACAACTACGTTAGATGAGTTAGAGTTTTCTACTCAATGCGATCGCATCCAAGAAAAGATTCGGACTGGGGTGTTGATACCGCTATTGATAGAACGAGAAGAACGCTTACAGGTAATGCCAGCTAACCAAGAGTGGGAAATTGGCGATCGCATTATTTACCTCTTGCATGACCCCAGACCTAGCCTTTTAAAACGTTTATCTGGTGCTACCCAATCCACTCCCCTCTCTCTAGAAAAGTTACCAGAGGTTGAAGACCTATCCCTCACCCAATTGCCTCAATTTTCAGCTAGTGAGGCTCCTGGGGCATGA
- a CDS encoding cytochrome b N-terminal domain-containing protein, which translates to MQSTQFDRILRRVATIISVVILTLCLIYISTGVMLSFYYEPTAGGAYNSLKMINTQLPYGWLFWRAHDIAGNAVIAIALIQIVVMFLGRQFRKSWLAAWISGILLTLSAIGLNWTAMILDWTQEGYWRFNIELGTIEAIPFIGGQLREILTGGGAINTVTIQHLYTIHSYLISVATLILAIVHLSALVWQEWEIYQETPRPEIDNSQQPPESEFIPSQS; encoded by the coding sequence GTGCAAAGCACCCAGTTCGATAGGATTCTGCGACGAGTAGCAACGATAATATCGGTCGTGATTCTGACTTTGTGCTTAATTTATATCTCTACCGGAGTAATGCTTTCTTTTTACTATGAACCGACAGCAGGCGGAGCTTATAACTCATTGAAGATGATTAATACACAACTGCCATACGGCTGGTTGTTTTGGAGAGCGCATGATATTGCTGGTAACGCGGTAATTGCGATCGCTCTGATTCAGATTGTAGTAATGTTTTTAGGTCGGCAATTTCGCAAGAGTTGGCTGGCTGCTTGGATTAGTGGGATTTTGTTGACCCTAAGTGCGATCGGGCTGAATTGGACAGCGATGATCCTAGATTGGACTCAGGAAGGATACTGGCGTTTTAACATTGAACTAGGAACCATCGAAGCTATTCCTTTTATTGGTGGACAACTCCGCGAGATCCTAACTGGGGGCGGAGCCATTAACACAGTTACTATCCAGCACCTTTACACAATCCACAGTTATCTGATTTCCGTGGCGACCCTAATTCTTGCCATAGTGCATTTATCTGCTTTAGTGTGGCAAGAATGGGAAATATATCAAGAAACGCCAAGACCAGAAATTGATAATTCGCAACAACCGCCAGAAAGCGAATTTATTCCTTCCCAAAGCTAA
- a CDS encoding esterase/lipase family protein, whose product MPLPTVIVPGYLESAITYRQLEQSLQKLDFPTVTVPLRRRDWLPTIGGRPVTPILQQLDLTIKHTLEQHNATQINLIGHSAGGWISRIYMGEKPYLGRGNVKPSLWEGHSLIATLITLGTPHISQERWTRSNLDFVTNNYPGAFYKNVNYVCVAGKTIFGQRRRGSWLAYSSYQLTCGKGNTWGDGITPIEAAHLEGAENLVIEGVRHSPRSPGIWYGSAEPLKAWVQYLI is encoded by the coding sequence ATGCCGTTACCGACAGTTATTGTACCTGGATATCTAGAAAGCGCGATCACTTACCGCCAACTAGAACAATCCCTACAAAAGTTAGATTTTCCAACCGTTACAGTACCACTGCGACGGCGTGACTGGCTACCCACTATTGGAGGAAGACCTGTAACGCCAATTCTGCAACAACTTGATCTTACAATCAAGCATACATTAGAGCAACATAATGCTACTCAAATTAACTTGATTGGTCACTCAGCAGGAGGTTGGATATCCCGCATCTACATGGGAGAAAAGCCTTATTTAGGACGCGGTAACGTTAAACCATCTCTCTGGGAAGGGCATTCCCTGATTGCTACTCTCATTACCTTGGGTACACCCCATATTAGTCAAGAACGCTGGACGCGCTCCAATTTAGATTTTGTCACCAATAACTACCCAGGAGCTTTTTACAAAAACGTTAATTACGTTTGTGTGGCTGGCAAAACTATCTTTGGCCAAAGGCGGCGCGGTAGCTGGTTAGCTTACAGTAGTTACCAATTAACCTGTGGTAAGGGCAACACTTGGGGAGATGGAATCACACCTATTGAAGCTGCTCACCTGGAAGGGGCAGAAAATCTGGTGATTGAAGGTGTGAGGCATTCTCCGAGAAGTCCTGGAATTTGGTATGGTTCAGCAGAACCCTTAAAAGCTTGGGTGCAATATTTGATTTAA
- the petJ gene encoding cytochrome c6 PetJ, whose protein sequence is MRILLLILLWAIALFKLTFISPALAAEISNGAKIFEANCASCHIGGGNILISQKTLKKEALSKYLENYDSDSIEAIIHQVQNGKNAMPAFKGKLSSEEILEVAAYVFQNAEQGW, encoded by the coding sequence TTGAGAATACTTTTATTAATCCTACTGTGGGCGATCGCTCTATTCAAATTAACATTCATTAGTCCAGCACTAGCTGCCGAAATATCCAACGGTGCTAAAATTTTCGAGGCTAACTGCGCTTCTTGCCATATAGGTGGCGGTAATATCCTTATTAGCCAGAAAACCTTGAAAAAGGAAGCATTGTCAAAATACTTAGAAAATTATGATAGCGACTCAATCGAGGCGATTATCCACCAAGTACAAAATGGTAAAAATGCCATGCCTGCCTTTAAAGGCAAATTAAGTTCTGAGGAGATTCTAGAAGTAGCTGCTTACGTTTTTCAGAATGCAGAACAAGGCTGGTAA
- the petE gene encoding plastocyanin has protein sequence MKLISASWRRLSLAVLTIVLVVSSFAVFTPSASAETYKVKLGSDKGMLAFEPKKLTIKPGDTIEWVNNKVPPHNVVFDAAKNPAKDGTLAKSLSHKNLLMSAGQKETTTFPADAPAGDYTFYCEPHRGAGMVGTITVQG, from the coding sequence ATGAAATTGATTTCGGCAAGCTGGCGACGCCTTAGTTTAGCTGTGTTGACAATTGTTTTAGTTGTTAGCAGCTTCGCTGTTTTTACTCCCAGTGCTTCGGCTGAAACCTACAAGGTGAAATTGGGTAGCGATAAAGGAATGCTGGCATTTGAACCGAAAAAGTTGACAATTAAACCAGGTGATACCATTGAATGGGTGAACAATAAAGTTCCTCCCCATAATGTTGTGTTTGATGCTGCCAAAAATCCAGCTAAGGACGGCACTTTAGCTAAATCTCTGTCTCATAAGAATTTGCTGATGAGTGCTGGTCAAAAGGAAACAACCACCTTCCCCGCAGACGCACCTGCTGGTGACTACACCTTCTACTGCGAACCCCACCGTGGTGCTGGCATGGTTGGTACAATCACTGTCCAAGGCTAG
- the psbV gene encoding photosystem II cytochrome c-550 codes for MFRRLIGVVVVTVLLSFQLLVGSATAVELDKATRTVPLNAQGDTVVLSLKQVKEGKRLFNYACAQCHAGGVTKTNQNVGLTPEDLALATPNRNNIEGLVDYLKNPTTYDGEEEISEIHPSIKSADIFTAMRNLTDEDLEAIAGHILLQPKIVGTKWGGGKIYY; via the coding sequence ATGTTTAGAAGACTAATTGGCGTTGTTGTGGTTACTGTTTTACTCTCGTTTCAGTTGCTTGTTGGTAGCGCGACAGCAGTGGAACTCGACAAAGCTACCCGGACAGTGCCATTAAATGCTCAGGGTGATACTGTCGTACTTAGCCTTAAACAAGTCAAAGAAGGCAAACGCTTATTTAATTACGCTTGCGCCCAATGTCATGCTGGGGGAGTTACCAAAACAAATCAGAACGTAGGACTCACTCCAGAAGACCTGGCACTGGCAACACCCAACCGTAATAACATTGAAGGCTTGGTGGATTATCTGAAAAATCCCACTACTTATGACGGAGAAGAAGAGATTTCCGAAATCCACCCCAGTATCAAAAGTGCAGATATTTTCACAGCAATGCGAAATCTGACAGATGAAGACTTGGAGGCGATCGCCGGTCATATTCTCTTACAACCCAAAATCGTTGGCACTAAGTGGGGAGGCGGAAAAATCTATTACTAA
- a CDS encoding MFS transporter — protein MDFVQVETTAPRTLEIPQIALPPTALSPTSRIPKDAIRTSLKASTTDSVLAAIYSLGTGGILLSNFLVELGASPVVFGMLCSIPMLVNLIQPLGAYLSERSTSRFQYSLRTHGIGRLLWLVLVIGVAGFNLGVINNHQLVILTLLIVLFSNLLGGLGAASWLSWVAMIVPRQLRGRYFGIRNSAASLTNLVCVPIAGLVVSHWYGGSLQGYGVVLLVGIVFGIVGLGCQYFQVDMNPQSQKTYYGKLPQTNEIQQEAREQGAGSKGDRTEKDSALQHCSVTTPPVAPASSIWKKSNFLRFLLYFSFWALAVNLSSPFFNLYMLDTLGLDVSYVTIYNSLQAGATLLMLIVWGKLADKIGNRPILICIGILVAATPLLWLGIGVNRLDIWLWLPLLHILAGGTWAAIDLCNNNIQLAIAPTKNQSIYFAIAAAVAGASGALGTTIGSFIIQFAQFGGLLGLFALSSLFRLAALIPLLFVKEAERA, from the coding sequence ATGGATTTTGTTCAGGTTGAAACAACTGCACCACGGACTCTAGAAATTCCCCAGATTGCCTTACCGCCTACAGCACTTTCTCCAACCTCTCGAATTCCCAAGGATGCGATTCGCACTAGTTTAAAAGCCTCCACTACAGATTCTGTCTTAGCAGCGATTTACTCTCTTGGAACTGGCGGGATTTTACTCAGCAATTTTTTGGTGGAATTGGGTGCTAGTCCAGTGGTATTTGGGATGCTGTGCTCTATCCCCATGTTGGTCAATCTTATTCAGCCGTTGGGTGCTTACTTGTCTGAACGTAGCACCAGCCGCTTTCAATATTCTCTTCGGACACACGGAATTGGTCGGCTGCTATGGCTGGTTCTAGTAATCGGTGTTGCCGGCTTCAATTTGGGCGTGATTAATAATCACCAGTTAGTGATATTGACACTCTTGATTGTTCTATTCAGCAATCTTTTGGGAGGATTAGGAGCGGCATCGTGGCTAAGTTGGGTAGCAATGATAGTTCCCCGGCAATTGCGAGGCAGGTATTTTGGGATACGCAATAGTGCTGCTAGCCTCACCAATCTGGTTTGCGTACCAATAGCGGGTCTAGTTGTATCACATTGGTATGGTGGAAGTCTTCAAGGCTATGGGGTGGTTCTGCTAGTAGGTATAGTGTTTGGGATTGTGGGATTGGGGTGTCAATATTTCCAGGTGGATATGAATCCGCAATCGCAAAAGACTTATTATGGCAAGTTACCTCAAACAAATGAGATTCAACAAGAGGCAAGGGAGCAGGGAGCAGGGAGCAAGGGGGATAGAACAGAAAAGGATTCGGCACTTCAGCATTGCTCAGTGACCACCCCACCTGTTGCGCCAGCTTCCAGCATCTGGAAAAAATCTAACTTTTTGAGATTTCTGCTGTATTTCAGCTTCTGGGCGCTTGCTGTTAACCTCAGCAGTCCTTTTTTTAACCTCTACATGCTGGACACGCTCGGTTTAGACGTGAGCTACGTGACCATCTACAACAGCCTTCAGGCGGGAGCAACTTTGCTGATGCTCATCGTATGGGGCAAATTAGCAGACAAGATAGGCAATCGTCCTATCCTAATCTGTATTGGGATTTTAGTTGCAGCCACACCACTGCTTTGGCTGGGGATTGGTGTTAATCGCCTTGACATCTGGTTGTGGTTACCCCTGTTACACATCTTGGCTGGAGGTACTTGGGCGGCGATTGACTTGTGTAACAACAATATACAATTGGCGATCGCACCAACTAAAAATCAGTCTATCTATTTTGCGATCGCAGCTGCCGTTGCTGGAGCGAGTGGTGCTTTGGGCACAACTATAGGCAGCTTCATCATTCAATTTGCTCAGTTTGGAGGCTTACTGGGGTTGTTCGCCCTCTCTAGTCTATTTCGACTAGCAGCGCTTATCCCACTACTTTTTGTCAAGGAGGCGGAGAGAGCATGA
- the accD gene encoding acetyl-CoA carboxylase, carboxyltransferase subunit beta, producing MANNEESRGLKSLFDWFANRRKSGSTSLERQEREIADGLWHKCSKCSVLAYTKDLKANQMVCTECGHHNRVDSDERIRQLIDHNTWKPLDEHLRPSDPLEFRDRKPYSDRLREMQEKIGLIDAVKTGLGQINGLPIALGVMDFRFMGGSMGSVVGERLTRMIEQATQRRYPVVIVCTSGGARMQEGMLSLMQMAKISAALQRHKDARLLYIPVLTNPTTGGVTASFAMLGDIILAEPKATIGFAGRRVIEQTLREKLPENFQTAEDLLLHGFVDDIVPRTQLKNTLAQLIALHQPVLTTPQMVLWETMSLTSTAAE from the coding sequence ATGGCTAACAACGAAGAATCACGCGGTTTAAAGTCTCTATTTGATTGGTTTGCAAATCGACGGAAGTCAGGATCTACTAGTCTCGAACGCCAAGAACGTGAAATTGCCGATGGGCTGTGGCATAAATGCTCCAAGTGCAGTGTGTTGGCATATACAAAAGACCTGAAAGCCAACCAGATGGTTTGTACCGAATGTGGTCATCACAATCGGGTAGACAGCGATGAGCGCATCCGTCAATTAATAGATCACAATACCTGGAAACCGCTAGACGAGCATTTGCGTCCCAGCGATCCATTGGAATTTCGCGATCGCAAACCCTACAGCGATCGCTTGCGGGAAATGCAGGAGAAAATTGGCTTAATAGACGCGGTTAAAACTGGTTTAGGTCAAATTAATGGTTTGCCCATTGCCCTTGGAGTTATGGACTTCCGCTTCATGGGTGGTAGCATGGGTTCAGTTGTGGGAGAAAGACTCACCCGCATGATTGAGCAAGCCACTCAACGAAGGTATCCCGTAGTTATCGTCTGCACCTCCGGTGGCGCGAGAATGCAAGAAGGAATGCTCTCCCTGATGCAGATGGCGAAAATCTCCGCAGCCCTACAGCGCCATAAAGACGCCCGATTATTATATATTCCTGTTTTAACTAATCCCACAACGGGCGGCGTTACCGCTAGCTTTGCGATGTTGGGCGATATCATTTTGGCAGAACCCAAGGCAACCATTGGTTTTGCCGGTCGGCGAGTGATTGAGCAAACCCTGCGGGAAAAACTACCCGAGAATTTCCAGACTGCTGAAGATTTGCTCCTGCACGGTTTTGTTGATGATATCGTACCCCGTACCCAATTAAAGAACACCCTAGCCCAGTTGATTGCCCTACACCAGCCTGTACTAACAACACCTCAGATGGTGTTGTGGGAAACAATGTCCTTGACTTCTACCGCCGCAGAATAG
- a CDS encoding prepilin peptidase, whose product MDILFAIPASVMVFALGASIGSFINVIVYRLPAGLSILWPPSRCPHCLNQLKAYDNVPVFGWISLRGRCRYCKSKISVRYPVVEGVTGIIFLLVFLVFQVSTLTIGYWAFCSWLLALSLIDLDTMTLPNPLTQSGLVMGILFQMVVGFLPEANSVALVNHLMMAIVGAVLGLWLFDAIALLGSIAFGKAAMGAGDAKLAAMMGAWLGWKYLLLASFIACMLGALIGMPVIMRRGKATSQKTSLPRLGQKMPFGPFLALGSVITLFSGEAILSSYLRLFFPAS is encoded by the coding sequence ATGGACATTTTGTTCGCCATTCCGGCGAGTGTAATGGTCTTTGCTTTGGGTGCATCTATTGGCAGTTTTATCAACGTTATTGTTTATCGGCTACCTGCTGGGTTGTCAATTCTTTGGCCGCCCTCTCGTTGTCCCCACTGCTTAAACCAGCTAAAAGCTTACGACAATGTACCAGTATTTGGTTGGATTTCGTTAAGAGGGCGGTGTCGATATTGCAAAAGCAAAATTTCTGTCCGTTATCCTGTGGTAGAAGGGGTAACGGGCATAATTTTTTTACTAGTTTTTTTGGTATTCCAAGTTTCGACTTTAACAATAGGCTATTGGGCTTTTTGTAGTTGGTTATTGGCGCTATCGCTTATCGACCTAGATACAATGACTTTACCCAATCCACTTACTCAATCGGGTTTGGTTATGGGGATTTTATTTCAAATGGTGGTTGGTTTTTTACCAGAGGCTAATTCCGTGGCATTGGTAAATCACCTGATGATGGCAATAGTTGGTGCAGTATTGGGCTTATGGTTATTTGATGCGATCGCCCTATTAGGTTCAATTGCCTTTGGTAAAGCTGCAATGGGTGCAGGTGATGCTAAGTTAGCAGCCATGATGGGAGCCTGGCTAGGCTGGAAATATTTGCTCTTGGCTAGTTTTATTGCTTGTATGCTAGGAGCGTTAATTGGTATGCCTGTCATTATGCGTAGAGGCAAAGCCACGAGTCAAAAGACATCACTACCAAGGTTAGGACAAAAGATGCCTTTTGGCCCTTTTCTGGCTTTAGGATCTGTGATAACTCTATTTAGCGGCGAAGCCATTTTATCTAGCTACCTGCGGTTATTTTTTCCAGCGTCTTGA